A window of the Brassica oleracea var. oleracea cultivar TO1000 chromosome C1, BOL, whole genome shotgun sequence genome harbors these coding sequences:
- the LOC106324686 gene encoding E3 ubiquitin protein ligase RIN2-like isoform X3 yields the protein MGINYLSVSVASTALSFVGLQVLTELSLDKLISNGMIAKKSISLTDSDHALDLLLASYFTIALLAIFVLNVYILLLLSLKTLFFGDLFSVEAKTLVLRLANYIIYKMFQALARDRLERLNASPSSTPRTYFRAYSVLFLVLSVDFLWIKLALMTYSTIGSSVYLLLLFEPCSIAFETLQALLIHGFQLLDMWINHLAVKNSDCRKSKFLDSMTAGSLLEWKDLLNRHLGFVLDMATLVMALAHFLYIWWLHGLAFPVVDAVLLLYALLRVILKRIKGYIKLRTALGSLHAALPDATSEEFRAYDDECAICREPMGKAKKLHCNHLFHLGCLRSWLDQGLNEVDSCPTCRKPLFAGRTENEANPRTTEVSSDELLARQLERQNSPGHPLATGLFPADIPNPIESDPSRDLGLDPSWLQAWSGQGVDMAGPSRASRSVGLGRVHMMMRHLASVGESYAQNALDDAAWSLWPMSPSQASTFSATVPPGGGGRTGGGLHLRSVSSGTNESLANILAMARQ from the exons ATGGGGATAAACTACTTGTCCGTCTCCGTGGCATCAACAGCTCTGAGCTTTGTTGGGCTTCAAGTCTTGACGGAGTTGTCTCTTGATAAACTTATATCAAATGGGATGATTGCCAAGAAGAGCATTTCTTTAACAGACTCTGACCATGCCCTTGACCTGCTTCTCGCTTCTTACTTTACCATCGCCCTCCTCGCAATTTTTGTGCTCAATGTCTATATTCTGCTGCTACTTTCTCTCAAG ACTCTATTTTTTGGAGATTTATTTAGCGTTGAAGCTAAAACGTTGGTGCTGCGACTTGCCAATTACATCATTTACAAG ATGTTTCAAGCTTTGGCTAGAGACCGGCTTGAACGATTGAATGCATCTCCTTCTTCTACTCCTCGGACCTACTTTCGTGCGTATTCTGTGCTCTTCTTGGTTCTCTCTGTTGATTTCTTGTG GATAAAGCTTGCCCTTATGACATATAGTACAATTGGTTCTTCTGTGTATCTGTTGTTACTTTTTGAGCCATGCAGTATAGCTTTTGAGACCTTGCAG GCGCTGTTAATTCATGGGTTTCAGCTACTTGATATGTGGATCAACCACTTGGCAGTGAAGAACTCGGACTGCCGAAAATCTAAGTTTCTCGATTCCATGACAGCAG GCTCACTGTTGGAATGGAAGGACCTACTCAACCGACACCTTGGTTTCGTCCTGGACATGGCTACTTTGGTAATGGCGCTAGCTCATTTTCTGTACATCTGGTGGCTGCATGGTTTGGCCTTTCCTGTGGTGGATGCAGTTTTGTTACTCTAC GCATTGCTCAGAGTAATTCTGAAACGAATAAAAGGATACATTAAACTGAGAACAGCTCTAGGATCACTCCATGCAGCCCTGCCTGATGCAACTTCTGAAGAGTTTCGGGCATATGATGATGAATGTGCTATATGCCGG GAACCTATGGGTAAGGCTAAAAAGCTTCACTGCAACCACCTTTTCCATCTTGGTTGTCTGAGATCCTG GTTGGATCAAGGTCTGAATGAGGTCGATTCTTGTCCTACATGTCGTAAGCCTCTTTTTGCTGGTAGAACTGAAAATGAGGCGAACCCTCGCACAACAGAAGTCTCAAGTGATGAGCTGTTAGCTCGTCAGCTTGAAAGGCAGAACAGTCCTGGACATCCACTAGCTACTGGATTGTTTCCTGCCGATATACCAAATCCCATTGAAAGTGATCCTTCAAG GGACTTGGGATTGGATCCAAGCTGGCTGCAGGCGTGGTCAGGTCAGGGCGTTGATATGGCTGGTCCCTCTAGAGCTTCTAGGTCCGTTGGACTGGGGAGGGTTCATATGATGATGAGGCATCTTGCATCTGTTGGGGAAAGTTATGCTCAGAATGCACTTGACGATGCTGCATGGAGTCTTTGGCCGATGAGCCCTTCTCAAGCATCCACTTTTTCTGCAACCGTACCTCCAGGTGGTGGTGGAAGGACAGGAGGTGGCCTGCATCTAAGAAGTGTATCAAGTGGGACAAATGAAAGCTTGGCGAATATACTAGCCATGGCGAGACAGTGA
- the LOC106298559 gene encoding putative glycerol-3-phosphate transporter 2, whose translation MASWTSSQFLYEETKPCGIQFLERFKRSGRLSFKQYQALVFTLTFVAYIAFHAARKPNSIVKGTLSASTVRGGWSPFDGPDGTALLGQIDLAFLSVYAVGMFVAGHLGDRLDLRTFLTIGMIGTGLFTALFGVAFWANFHSFYYFLAVQVLAGWFQSIGWPCVVAVLGNWFDKKRRGMIMGVWSAHTSLGNITGSLLASGLLRFGWGWSFLGPALLITFLGLVVYFFLPVNPPTVGAERDGTEVDSTMRLGDTITESFLGSRMSTGFDRKAIGFMAAWKIPGVAPFAFCLFFTKLVSYTFLYWLPFYVSHNMIGGEYLSEETSGNLSTLFDVGGVVGGVLAGYISDQLDGRAITAAGFIYLAIPALFLYRIYGHISLTINIILMFTSGVFVNGPFALITTAVSADLGTHKSLKGNARALATVTAIIDGTGSVGAAIGPVLTGYISAISWDAVFYMLMTAALISGLLLTKLIVTEVKAMVYGSTDEGEAATSSSPATRAPIDVLL comes from the exons ATGGCGTCCTGGACTTCATCCCAATTCCTGTATGAAGAAACCAAGCCATGCGGTATCCAGTTCCTGGAACGTTTCAAGCGTTCAGGAAGACTCTCCTTCAAGCAATACCAAGCCCTAGTCTTCACCTTAACCTTCGTCGCTTACATCGCCTTCCACGCTGCTCGTAAGCCTAACAGCATTGTCAAAGGCACCCTTTCCGCGTCAACAGTCAGAGGCGGTTGGTCTCCCTTTGATGGCCCCGATGGAACAGCCTTGCTAGGACAAATCGACTTGGCCTTCCTCTCTGTCTACGCGGTTGGGATGTTTGTAGCCGGTCACTTGGGAGACCGTTTGGATCTCAGGACGTTTCTAACCATCGGTATGATAGGCACCGGCCTCTTCACAGCTCTCTTTGGGGTCGCCTTCTGGGCCAACTTCCACAGCTTCTACTATTTCTTGGCGGTTCAGGTTCTGGCTGGGTGGTTTCAGTCCATTGGCTGGCCTTGTGTTGTAGCCGTGCTCGGGAACTGGTTTGACAAGAAGAGAAGAGGGATGATTATGGGTGTTTGGAGTGCTCACACTTCACTAGGTAACATCACAGGCTCTCTACTCGCATCAGGTCTGCTTAGGTTTGGGTGGGGCTGGTCGTTTCTTGGACCAGCTTTGCTCATAACGTTCCTCGGTCTTGTTGTATACTTTTTCTTGCCGGTGAACCCTCCGACCGTTGGTGCTGAGAGAGATGGCACTGAAGTTGACTCCACCATGAGGCTTGGTGACACCATTACAGAGAGCTTCTTGGGGTCTAGAATGAGTACCGGATTCGATAGAAAAGCAATAGGGTTCATGGCTGCGTGGAAGATCCCTGGTGTTGCTCCTTTCGCCTTCTGCCTCTTCTTCACCAAGTTGGTCTCTTACACTTTCCTCTACTGGCTTCCTTTCTATGTCAGCCACAACA TGATTGGAGGAGAGTACCTGTCCGAAGAGACATCAGGAAACTTGTCAACACTCTTCGACGTTGGAGGCGTGGTGGGAGGAGTCTTAGCCGGATACATCTCTGACCAGCTCGACGGCAGAGCCATCACAGCTGCAGGATTCATCTACCTAGCCATCCCAGCCCTCTTCCTATACAGAATCTACGGACACATCTCATTGACAATCAATATCATCCTCATGTTCACGTCAGGAGTCTTTGTCAACGGACCTTTTGCTCTCATCACAACAGCTGTCTCAGCCGATCTCGGCACGCACAAGTCTCTCAAAGGCAATGCGAGAGCCTTGGCTACGGTCACAGCTATCATAGACGGTACAGGATCAGTTGGTGCTGCGATTGGACCGGTTTTAACCGGTTACATCTCAGCGATTAGCTGGGACGCGGTGTTTTACATGCTGATGACTGCTGCTTTGATATCTGGTTTGTTGCTCACTAAGCTTATTGTAACGGAAGTGAAAGCTATGGTGTATGGATCAACTGATGAAGGTGAAGCGGCTACTTCATCGTCGCCAGCAACCAGAGCTCCCATTGATGTTCTCCTCTAA
- the LOC106302467 gene encoding uncharacterized protein LOC106302467, with product MGIMKRSFSFLTGTACGIYIAQNYKVPNINKLAHCAVSMVKELEKRYRKPERSDDV from the coding sequence ATGGGGATAATGAAGAGAAGCTTCTCTTTCCTAACGGGAACAGCGTGCGGGATCTACATCGCTCAGAACTACAAGGTTCCTAACATCAACAAGCTTGCCCACTGCGCCGTCTCAATGGTCAAGGAACTTGAAAAGAGATATCGCAAACCCGAACGTAGTGACGACGTTTGA
- the LOC106316033 gene encoding mediator-associated protein 1-like, producing MAPKDKIENPPAASSSEEEEEEESGSSVEASGSSSDDEAGDVQSKLTQKPPAASTKKKPESDSEEDESESDSDSEPPTKTKPLNAVVTSGSVAASSSTAKRSLKQADDEEPKKKKVKASATEHPKKKDEEVKKISGEDAKKMFQRLFSETDEIAMLQGFLDFTSTRGDPYENMDAFCDYVKKLIDFNASKAQIVTKLQRCKKKFVNIVKNALKKGRTEDKVTCSKDLDQKAFELSRKIWGANGVLPAKPRKKSNDVVKSPPSPSHTPKKEVEKRKGSVVVDAHLSSSREMALFFKAENVSVFGLDESTVSAVWDMVEDGPKKREMEEKLKKLKDMQVELCLQRTALLDTTAKMIFKDYASSSSS from the coding sequence ATGGCACCAAAGGACAAGATCGAGAACCCTCCTGCTGCCTCTTCCAGCGAAGAAGAAGAAGAAGAAGAGTCTGGCTCCTCTGTAGAAGCATCCGGATCTTCTTCCGATGACGAAGCTGGCGATGTCCAGTCCAAGCTCACTCAGAAACCTCCCGCCGCTTCTACAAAGAAGAAACCCGAATCCGATTCCGAAGAAGACGAATCCGAATCCGATTCAGATTCCGAGCCCCCGACCAAGACCAAACCTCTCAACGCTGTCGTGACCTCCGGATCTGTCGCCGCGTCGAGCTCTACAGCGAAACGTTCTCTAAAGCAAGCGGACGATGAGGAGCCTAAGAAGAAGAAGGTGAAGGCATCTGCAACAGAGCATCCCAAGAAGAAGGACGAAGAGGTTAAGAAGATCTCCGGAGAAGACGCGAAGAAGATGTTTCAGAGACTGTTCAGCGAGACTGACGAAATCGCGATGCTTCAAGGCTTTCTTGATTTTACTTCCACTAGAGGAGACCCTTACGAGAACATGGACGCGTTTTGTGATTACGTCAAGAAGCTGATTGATTTCAACGCCTCTAAGGCTCAGATCGTTACGAAGCTTCAACGGTGTAAGAAGAAGTTTGTTAATATAGTGAAGAACGCGCTTAAGAAAGGAAGGACTGAAGATAAGGTCACGTGTTCTAAGGATCTTGACCAGAAGGCTTTCGAGTTGTCGAGGAAGATTTGGGGAGCTAATGGTGTTCTTCCTGCTAAACCGAGGAAGAAGTCTAATGATGTTGTAAAGTCACCTCCTTCGCCTTCGCACACGCCCAAGAAAGAAGTGGAGAAACGAAAGGGGAGTGTTGTTGTGGATGCTCATCTCTCGTCTAGTAGAGAGATGGCCTTGTTCTTCAAGGCGGAGAATGTGAGTGTTTTTGGTTTGGATGAGTCCACGGTGAGTGCGGTTTGGGATATGGTTGAGGACGGACCGAAGAAGAGGGAGATGGAGGAGAAGCTGAAGAAGCTTAAGGATATGCAGGTGGAGCTCTGTTTGCAGAGAACTGCACTCTTGGACACTACTGCAAAGATGATATTCAAAGACTATGCCTCGTCCTCGTCTTCATGA
- the LOC106324686 gene encoding E3 ubiquitin protein ligase RIN2-like isoform X2: MGINYLSVSVASTALSFVGLQVLTELSLDKLISNGMIAKKSISLTDSDHALDLLLASYFTIALLAIFVLNVYILLLLSLKTLFFGDLFSVEAKTLVLRLANYIIYKMFQALARDRLERLNASPSSTPRTYFRAYSVLFLVLSVDFLWIKLALMTYSTIGSSVYLLLLFEPCSIAFETLQALLIHGFQLLDMWINHLAVKNSDCRKSKFLDSMTAGSLLEWKDLLNRHLGFVLDMATLVMALAHFLYIWWLHGLAFPVVDAVLLLYVRALLRVILKRIKGYIKLRTALGSLHAALPDATSEEFRAYDDECAICREPMGKAKKLHCNHLFHLGCLRSWLDQGLNEVDSCPTCRKPLFAGRTENEANPRTTEVSSDELLARQLERQNSPGHPLATGLFPADIPNPIESDPSRDLGLDPSWLQAWSGQGVDMAGPSRASRSVGLGRVHMMMRHLASVGESYAQNALDDAAWSLWPMSPSQASTFSATVPPGGGGRTGGGLHLRSVSSGTNESLANILAMARQ; the protein is encoded by the exons ATGGGGATAAACTACTTGTCCGTCTCCGTGGCATCAACAGCTCTGAGCTTTGTTGGGCTTCAAGTCTTGACGGAGTTGTCTCTTGATAAACTTATATCAAATGGGATGATTGCCAAGAAGAGCATTTCTTTAACAGACTCTGACCATGCCCTTGACCTGCTTCTCGCTTCTTACTTTACCATCGCCCTCCTCGCAATTTTTGTGCTCAATGTCTATATTCTGCTGCTACTTTCTCTCAAG ACTCTATTTTTTGGAGATTTATTTAGCGTTGAAGCTAAAACGTTGGTGCTGCGACTTGCCAATTACATCATTTACAAG ATGTTTCAAGCTTTGGCTAGAGACCGGCTTGAACGATTGAATGCATCTCCTTCTTCTACTCCTCGGACCTACTTTCGTGCGTATTCTGTGCTCTTCTTGGTTCTCTCTGTTGATTTCTTGTG GATAAAGCTTGCCCTTATGACATATAGTACAATTGGTTCTTCTGTGTATCTGTTGTTACTTTTTGAGCCATGCAGTATAGCTTTTGAGACCTTGCAG GCGCTGTTAATTCATGGGTTTCAGCTACTTGATATGTGGATCAACCACTTGGCAGTGAAGAACTCGGACTGCCGAAAATCTAAGTTTCTCGATTCCATGACAGCAG GCTCACTGTTGGAATGGAAGGACCTACTCAACCGACACCTTGGTTTCGTCCTGGACATGGCTACTTTGGTAATGGCGCTAGCTCATTTTCTGTACATCTGGTGGCTGCATGGTTTGGCCTTTCCTGTGGTGGATGCAGTTTTGTTACTCTACGTACGT GCATTGCTCAGAGTAATTCTGAAACGAATAAAAGGATACATTAAACTGAGAACAGCTCTAGGATCACTCCATGCAGCCCTGCCTGATGCAACTTCTGAAGAGTTTCGGGCATATGATGATGAATGTGCTATATGCCGG GAACCTATGGGTAAGGCTAAAAAGCTTCACTGCAACCACCTTTTCCATCTTGGTTGTCTGAGATCCTG GTTGGATCAAGGTCTGAATGAGGTCGATTCTTGTCCTACATGTCGTAAGCCTCTTTTTGCTGGTAGAACTGAAAATGAGGCGAACCCTCGCACAACAGAAGTCTCAAGTGATGAGCTGTTAGCTCGTCAGCTTGAAAGGCAGAACAGTCCTGGACATCCACTAGCTACTGGATTGTTTCCTGCCGATATACCAAATCCCATTGAAAGTGATCCTTCAAG GGACTTGGGATTGGATCCAAGCTGGCTGCAGGCGTGGTCAGGTCAGGGCGTTGATATGGCTGGTCCCTCTAGAGCTTCTAGGTCCGTTGGACTGGGGAGGGTTCATATGATGATGAGGCATCTTGCATCTGTTGGGGAAAGTTATGCTCAGAATGCACTTGACGATGCTGCATGGAGTCTTTGGCCGATGAGCCCTTCTCAAGCATCCACTTTTTCTGCAACCGTACCTCCAGGTGGTGGTGGAAGGACAGGAGGTGGCCTGCATCTAAGAAGTGTATCAAGTGGGACAAATGAAAGCTTGGCGAATATACTAGCCATGGCGAGACAGTGA
- the LOC106331727 gene encoding replication protein A 70 kDa DNA-binding subunit C-like: MSTNKSVSLLKAVKPYKQGWRIQVRLIHSWRQKTIYGGDSLEMIFADVTGDKIHCSCKRTYIQRTQRDLRLGEWHMIDVFSLSNATGQYRTTNHTYKMSIIEDTKISKSSYVCDDKFFRFADFEEIGNGTLKTHFLIDVIGQVTSLRDIQTVQVSGKDKKKVEFRLLDSSGQSIACCLWGKYAEQLDDHRQQTKDPNMVCLIRFAKIGFYRGEVQVTNAFDASLILFNPELPETLGLTNVEHNELALALIDPKKEKRVTRYQAEDWNDVDIKSISEINMATMEEDCKIICSIESIDTDWSWFYQGHDSCKKRAILIKSNSGNLASNEKPVFWCTSCRTNVTSVSPKFKLHLVVKDDTSTCKLMILDTIGKVIVGCEAVELWDGSYDEIEDPDVLPQPIKDLVGLSFCFGVTLGSENVSGGSEIFLVSQVLSGDKLLQIETNSEPITHVTDGSSIMSGGEVSAPEKNSQSSEEGSSTPFSKRKEKDQLEQTSTSKKICTKAIKMEKIKDD; encoded by the exons ATGTCAACTAATAAGAGTGTTTCTTTGCTTAAGGCCGTCAAGCCATACAAACAAGGGTGGCGTATTCAAGTTAGGTTGATTCATTCGTGGAGACAGAAAACCATATATGGAGGAGATAGTCTTGAGATGATCTTCGCTGATGTGACT GGTGATAAAATCCACTGTTCGTGCAAGAGGACTTACATTCAACGTACGCAACGTGACCTGCGTCTTGGTGAATGGCATATGATAGATGTATTTTCGTTGTCTAATGCAACGGGACAGTATCGTACAACGAACCATACATACAAGATGTCCATCATTGAGGACACAAAAATATCTAAAAGTTCCTATGTGTGTGATGATAAGTTCTTCCGTTTTGCCGATTTTGAAGAGATTGGAAATGGAACCCTCAAAACTCATTTTCTAATTG ATGTCATTGGTCAAGTGACCAGTCTTCGTGACATTCAAACTGTCCAAGTTTCTGGCAAGGATAAGAAGAAAGTTGAATTCCGTTTACTGGACAGCAG TGGTCAGAGCATTGCCTGTTGTTTGTGGGGAAAGTATGCTGAACAGCTTGATGATCATCGCCAACAAACAAAAGATCCTAATATGGTGTGCTTGATCCGGTTTGCGAAAATTGGGTTTTACAGAG GAGAAGTTCAAGTAACCAATGCATTTGATGCATCACTAATCCTTTTCAATCCCGAGTTACCCGAAACTCTTGGTTTAACAAACGT GGAACATAATGAGCTTGCTCTCGCTCTTATTGATCCAAAGAAAGAGAAGCGTGTGACCAGATACCAAGCTGAGGATTGGAATGATGTGGATATTAAATCTATCTCTGAGATCAACATGGCAACAATG GAAGAGGATTGCAAAATCATCTGCTCAATCGAATCTATAGATACAGATTGGAGCTGGTTTTACCAAGGCCATGACAGTTGTAAGAAACGTGCAATACTAATCAAATCAAATAGTGGAAATTTGGCTTCAAATGAGAAACCAGTTTTCTGGTGCACAAGTTGTCGTACTAATGTCACCAGTGTATCTCCAAA ATTCAAATTGCATCTGGTTGTCAAAGATGACACAAGTACTTGCAAACTGATGATCCTTGATACAATTGGTAAAGTCATTGTCGGATGTGAAGCAGTAGAGCTTTGGGATGGTTCCTATGATGAG ATTGAAGATCCTGATGTCTTACCACAACCTATTAAAGATTTGGTTGGGTTATCATTTTGTTTTGGTGTTACTCTTGGCTCTGAGAATGTTTCCGGTGGATCAGAAATCTTTTTGGTTTCACAAGTTTTGTCTGGAGACAAGCTTCTCCAAATCGAGACAAATTCTGAACCCATAACTCATGTTACAGATGGTTCATCAATCATGTCTGGTGGAGAG GTGTCTGCACCAGAAAAGAACAGTCAGAGTTCAGAAGAAGGTTCCTCAACCCCGTTCTCAAAGCGCAAAGAAAAAGATCAACTTGAGCAGACTTCAACTTCCAAAAAAATTTGTACCAAGGCTATCAAGATGGAGAAGATTAAAGATGATTAG
- the LOC106324686 gene encoding E3 ubiquitin protein ligase RIN2-like isoform X1, protein MGINYLSVSVASTALSFVGLQVLTELSLDKLISNGMIAKKSISLTDSDHALDLLLASYFTIALLAIFVLNVYILLLLSLKTLFFGDLFSVEAKTLVLRLANYIIYKMFQALARDRLERLNASPSSTPRTYFRAYSVLFLVLSVDFLWIKLALMTYSTIGSSVYLLLLFEPCSIAFETLQALLIHGFQLLDMWINHLAVKNSDCRKSKFLDSMTAGSLLEWKDLLNRHLGFVLDMATLVMALAHFLYIWWLHGLAFPVVDAVLLLYVRALLRVILKRIKGYIKLRTALGSLHAALPDATSEEFRAYDDECAICREPMGKAKKLHCNHLFHLGCLRSWLDQGLNEVDSCPTCRKPLFAGRTENEANPRTTEVSSDELLARQLERQNSPGHPLATGLFPADIPNPIESDPSRFSSFFFNDLLNQSNSLLYYLMITLFFLQNRDLGLDPSWLQAWSGQGVDMAGPSRASRSVGLGRVHMMMRHLASVGESYAQNALDDAAWSLWPMSPSQASTFSATVPPGGGGRTGGGLHLRSVSSGTNESLANILAMARQ, encoded by the exons ATGGGGATAAACTACTTGTCCGTCTCCGTGGCATCAACAGCTCTGAGCTTTGTTGGGCTTCAAGTCTTGACGGAGTTGTCTCTTGATAAACTTATATCAAATGGGATGATTGCCAAGAAGAGCATTTCTTTAACAGACTCTGACCATGCCCTTGACCTGCTTCTCGCTTCTTACTTTACCATCGCCCTCCTCGCAATTTTTGTGCTCAATGTCTATATTCTGCTGCTACTTTCTCTCAAG ACTCTATTTTTTGGAGATTTATTTAGCGTTGAAGCTAAAACGTTGGTGCTGCGACTTGCCAATTACATCATTTACAAG ATGTTTCAAGCTTTGGCTAGAGACCGGCTTGAACGATTGAATGCATCTCCTTCTTCTACTCCTCGGACCTACTTTCGTGCGTATTCTGTGCTCTTCTTGGTTCTCTCTGTTGATTTCTTGTG GATAAAGCTTGCCCTTATGACATATAGTACAATTGGTTCTTCTGTGTATCTGTTGTTACTTTTTGAGCCATGCAGTATAGCTTTTGAGACCTTGCAG GCGCTGTTAATTCATGGGTTTCAGCTACTTGATATGTGGATCAACCACTTGGCAGTGAAGAACTCGGACTGCCGAAAATCTAAGTTTCTCGATTCCATGACAGCAG GCTCACTGTTGGAATGGAAGGACCTACTCAACCGACACCTTGGTTTCGTCCTGGACATGGCTACTTTGGTAATGGCGCTAGCTCATTTTCTGTACATCTGGTGGCTGCATGGTTTGGCCTTTCCTGTGGTGGATGCAGTTTTGTTACTCTACGTACGT GCATTGCTCAGAGTAATTCTGAAACGAATAAAAGGATACATTAAACTGAGAACAGCTCTAGGATCACTCCATGCAGCCCTGCCTGATGCAACTTCTGAAGAGTTTCGGGCATATGATGATGAATGTGCTATATGCCGG GAACCTATGGGTAAGGCTAAAAAGCTTCACTGCAACCACCTTTTCCATCTTGGTTGTCTGAGATCCTG GTTGGATCAAGGTCTGAATGAGGTCGATTCTTGTCCTACATGTCGTAAGCCTCTTTTTGCTGGTAGAACTGAAAATGAGGCGAACCCTCGCACAACAGAAGTCTCAAGTGATGAGCTGTTAGCTCGTCAGCTTGAAAGGCAGAACAGTCCTGGACATCCACTAGCTACTGGATTGTTTCCTGCCGATATACCAAATCCCATTGAAAGTGATCCTTCAAGGTTCAGTTCATTCTTCTTTAATGATTTACTAAATCAAAGTAACAGTTTGCTTTATTACTTAATGATCACCCTTTTCTTTTTACAAAATAGGGACTTGGGATTGGATCCAAGCTGGCTGCAGGCGTGGTCAGGTCAGGGCGTTGATATGGCTGGTCCCTCTAGAGCTTCTAGGTCCGTTGGACTGGGGAGGGTTCATATGATGATGAGGCATCTTGCATCTGTTGGGGAAAGTTATGCTCAGAATGCACTTGACGATGCTGCATGGAGTCTTTGGCCGATGAGCCCTTCTCAAGCATCCACTTTTTCTGCAACCGTACCTCCAGGTGGTGGTGGAAGGACAGGAGGTGGCCTGCATCTAAGAAGTGTATCAAGTGGGACAAATGAAAGCTTGGCGAATATACTAGCCATGGCGAGACAGTGA
- the LOC106324686 gene encoding E3 ubiquitin protein ligase RIN2-like isoform X4, with the protein MFQALARDRLERLNASPSSTPRTYFRAYSVLFLVLSVDFLWIKLALMTYSTIGSSVYLLLLFEPCSIAFETLQALLIHGFQLLDMWINHLAVKNSDCRKSKFLDSMTAGSLLEWKDLLNRHLGFVLDMATLVMALAHFLYIWWLHGLAFPVVDAVLLLYVRALLRVILKRIKGYIKLRTALGSLHAALPDATSEEFRAYDDECAICREPMGKAKKLHCNHLFHLGCLRSWLDQGLNEVDSCPTCRKPLFAGRTENEANPRTTEVSSDELLARQLERQNSPGHPLATGLFPADIPNPIESDPSRFSSFFFNDLLNQSNSLLYYLMITLFFLQNRDLGLDPSWLQAWSGQGVDMAGPSRASRSVGLGRVHMMMRHLASVGESYAQNALDDAAWSLWPMSPSQASTFSATVPPGGGGRTGGGLHLRSVSSGTNESLANILAMARQ; encoded by the exons ATGTTTCAAGCTTTGGCTAGAGACCGGCTTGAACGATTGAATGCATCTCCTTCTTCTACTCCTCGGACCTACTTTCGTGCGTATTCTGTGCTCTTCTTGGTTCTCTCTGTTGATTTCTTGTG GATAAAGCTTGCCCTTATGACATATAGTACAATTGGTTCTTCTGTGTATCTGTTGTTACTTTTTGAGCCATGCAGTATAGCTTTTGAGACCTTGCAG GCGCTGTTAATTCATGGGTTTCAGCTACTTGATATGTGGATCAACCACTTGGCAGTGAAGAACTCGGACTGCCGAAAATCTAAGTTTCTCGATTCCATGACAGCAG GCTCACTGTTGGAATGGAAGGACCTACTCAACCGACACCTTGGTTTCGTCCTGGACATGGCTACTTTGGTAATGGCGCTAGCTCATTTTCTGTACATCTGGTGGCTGCATGGTTTGGCCTTTCCTGTGGTGGATGCAGTTTTGTTACTCTACGTACGT GCATTGCTCAGAGTAATTCTGAAACGAATAAAAGGATACATTAAACTGAGAACAGCTCTAGGATCACTCCATGCAGCCCTGCCTGATGCAACTTCTGAAGAGTTTCGGGCATATGATGATGAATGTGCTATATGCCGG GAACCTATGGGTAAGGCTAAAAAGCTTCACTGCAACCACCTTTTCCATCTTGGTTGTCTGAGATCCTG GTTGGATCAAGGTCTGAATGAGGTCGATTCTTGTCCTACATGTCGTAAGCCTCTTTTTGCTGGTAGAACTGAAAATGAGGCGAACCCTCGCACAACAGAAGTCTCAAGTGATGAGCTGTTAGCTCGTCAGCTTGAAAGGCAGAACAGTCCTGGACATCCACTAGCTACTGGATTGTTTCCTGCCGATATACCAAATCCCATTGAAAGTGATCCTTCAAGGTTCAGTTCATTCTTCTTTAATGATTTACTAAATCAAAGTAACAGTTTGCTTTATTACTTAATGATCACCCTTTTCTTTTTACAAAATAGGGACTTGGGATTGGATCCAAGCTGGCTGCAGGCGTGGTCAGGTCAGGGCGTTGATATGGCTGGTCCCTCTAGAGCTTCTAGGTCCGTTGGACTGGGGAGGGTTCATATGATGATGAGGCATCTTGCATCTGTTGGGGAAAGTTATGCTCAGAATGCACTTGACGATGCTGCATGGAGTCTTTGGCCGATGAGCCCTTCTCAAGCATCCACTTTTTCTGCAACCGTACCTCCAGGTGGTGGTGGAAGGACAGGAGGTGGCCTGCATCTAAGAAGTGTATCAAGTGGGACAAATGAAAGCTTGGCGAATATACTAGCCATGGCGAGACAGTGA